One part of the Halopenitus persicus genome encodes these proteins:
- a CDS encoding DUF4382 domain-containing protein: MSDLPMDRRTYLTGAATAGTIGFAGCLGGGGETGTLAAQVTDQPGDIADFESCVVTIVGMWLGTGDAGTENPETEDSGTEDAETEADADDADEESGREYYEYDEPQEADLVDLQGDSTQLVDEREIDVATYEYLQLDTDGVDATLDGGDSATVEVPGEAPLTFNREFEIRADARTVFTADFTPVRRGRTGKYLLQPVPDGITVEYEDE, from the coding sequence ATGAGTGATCTACCAATGGACAGACGGACGTATCTCACGGGCGCGGCGACGGCTGGAACGATCGGCTTCGCGGGCTGTCTCGGCGGCGGCGGCGAAACCGGGACGCTCGCGGCGCAGGTCACTGACCAGCCGGGCGACATCGCGGACTTCGAATCGTGCGTCGTCACCATCGTCGGGATGTGGCTCGGGACCGGCGATGCCGGAACCGAAAACCCCGAAACCGAAGATTCCGGAACCGAAGACGCCGAAACCGAAGCCGATGCGGACGACGCGGACGAGGAGTCCGGCCGCGAGTACTACGAGTACGACGAGCCGCAGGAGGCGGACCTCGTCGACCTGCAGGGCGACAGCACGCAGCTGGTCGACGAGCGCGAGATCGACGTCGCCACCTACGAGTACCTCCAGCTGGACACCGACGGCGTCGACGCGACCCTCGATGGGGGGGACTCCGCGACCGTCGAGGTTCCGGGCGAGGCGCCGCTGACGTTCAACCGGGAGTTCGAGATCCGAGCGGACGCCCGCACGGTCTTCACCGCCGACTTCACCCCGGTTCGGCGTGGACGAACCGGCAAGTACCTCCTGCAACCCGTTCCCGACGGGATCACCGTCGAGTACGAGGACGAGTAA
- a CDS encoding BCCT family transporter, translated as MSDVDGAGEPDGAIGRFREELDPVVFLFGAGLTIGLILLYFLDPGLVQRGIAAGETVMYSYLNWALLVIVFLVVTFLVYLILGPWGRLRFGDESPEYSFFSFFAMLYSAGFAAGVVFWGPTEALFYYANPSPLFDVEGGTAEAMTIAIQQTLFHWAVPQLAVFTIMGIGIGYYAYNYEDVPLRVSSALTPLLGRKNLDGPIAKVVDVMAVFATIGGVATSLGFIGSQFIEGLQYQWGIDLGTTGIILVVTAMTLAFTISMVLGVDRGIRRLSNFNMILFVILMVATLIVGPTAFLVLVGTQALGGMFNDFVAMSLFTGAGVDGGTTWMNSWTVFYWAWALSWSPFAGLFIARISKGRTVREVAFTGIAATSAASIPWFIFVGGTAVWSHHNGIADFGAVIAGEAGAEVSGFILFETFPLGTVFILAFMILVTTFFITSADSSTLAVSMMTTGGKAEPSNINRVFWGVLLGMMAAILMTLGGVNALQSAAIITGTPFAFVCLFTMIGLIREFVSDGSRVLLQEDSWLFGAGPKNEPSAAELSDDD; from the coding sequence ATGAGCGACGTCGACGGGGCCGGCGAGCCCGACGGCGCGATCGGCCGGTTCCGCGAGGAGTTGGACCCGGTCGTGTTCCTGTTCGGAGCGGGGCTGACGATCGGGCTGATCCTGTTGTACTTCCTCGATCCGGGGCTCGTACAACGGGGGATCGCGGCCGGGGAAACGGTGATGTACTCGTACCTCAACTGGGCGCTGCTGGTCATCGTCTTCCTCGTCGTCACCTTCCTCGTGTACCTGATCCTCGGGCCGTGGGGGCGGCTCCGGTTCGGCGACGAATCGCCCGAGTACAGCTTCTTCTCCTTTTTCGCGATGCTGTATTCGGCCGGCTTCGCCGCCGGCGTCGTCTTCTGGGGACCGACCGAGGCCCTGTTCTACTACGCGAATCCCTCGCCGCTGTTCGACGTGGAGGGCGGGACCGCGGAGGCGATGACGATCGCCATCCAGCAGACGTTGTTCCACTGGGCCGTCCCGCAGCTGGCCGTGTTTACGATCATGGGGATCGGGATCGGCTACTACGCGTACAACTACGAGGACGTCCCGCTGCGGGTCTCCTCGGCGCTGACGCCGCTTTTGGGCCGTAAAAACCTCGATGGCCCGATCGCGAAGGTCGTCGACGTGATGGCGGTGTTCGCGACGATCGGCGGCGTGGCGACGTCGCTGGGGTTCATCGGCAGCCAATTCATCGAGGGACTCCAGTACCAGTGGGGGATCGACCTGGGCACGACCGGGATCATCCTCGTGGTGACCGCCATGACGCTCGCGTTTACGATCTCGATGGTGCTCGGGGTCGACCGGGGCATCCGGCGGCTCTCGAACTTCAACATGATCCTGTTCGTGATCCTGATGGTCGCGACCCTGATCGTGGGGCCGACGGCGTTCCTCGTGTTGGTCGGGACGCAGGCGCTCGGCGGGATGTTCAACGACTTCGTCGCGATGAGCCTGTTCACCGGTGCGGGGGTCGACGGGGGGACCACGTGGATGAACTCCTGGACCGTCTTCTACTGGGCGTGGGCGCTCTCGTGGTCCCCGTTCGCCGGTCTGTTCATCGCACGGATCTCGAAGGGTCGAACCGTCCGTGAAGTGGCCTTCACCGGGATCGCCGCGACCTCGGCGGCCTCCATCCCGTGGTTCATCTTCGTCGGCGGCACCGCCGTCTGGAGCCACCACAACGGGATCGCCGACTTCGGCGCGGTCATCGCGGGCGAGGCCGGCGCGGAGGTCTCCGGGTTCATTCTCTTCGAGACGTTCCCGTTGGGAACGGTCTTCATCCTCGCGTTCATGATACTGGTGACCACCTTCTTCATCACCTCCGCCGACTCCTCGACGCTGGCCGTCTCGATGATGACGACCGGCGGCAAGGCCGAACCCTCGAACATCAACCGGGTCTTCTGGGGCGTCCTCCTCGGAATGATGGCCGCGATCCTGATGACGCTCGGCGGCGTCAACGCCCTGCAGTCCGCGGCGATCATCACCGGCACGCCGTTCGCGTTCGTCTGCCTGTTCACGATGATCGGCCTCATCCGGGAGTTCGTCTCCGACGGCAGCCGAGTGCTGTTGCAGGAGGACTCCTGGCTGTTCGGAGCCGGTCCCAAGAACGAACCGTCGGCGGCCGAGCTGAGTGACGACGACTGA
- the ilvA gene encoding threonine ammonia-lyase, which yields MRDDDTETGADRSAADVLVPEDVRDAHDRIADVVHRTPLDGSTTLAEASGAAAVGLKLENTQRTGSFKIRGAYNAMAQLSPAEREAGVIAASAGNHAQGVALAGELLGIDAEIVVPEVTPASKIEATRGYGATVIVEGDIYERSYEHALERAEETGRTFVHPFDDAAIMAGQGTVGLEIAEQMPDVDTVLVSIGGGGLISGIATALPAALDDDVRVVGVQPEGALHAKPSLERDAIHELPDVDTVAEGIADTRLLERTWTVLRERVDDVVAVSDRELAVAVTLLAERAKTVAEAAGAAPVAALRSDALDVTDEHVATVVSGGNVNLTEHAELTRTGLIELGRYAEARLHVDGWPTAIADVAETIASHGAELDGLERDDRSAVDHPNRVPVTVGIEGSGPEHLREVLDALASLEAVEVADESLVDRDPDVERR from the coding sequence GTGAGGGATGATGACACGGAGACGGGTGCGGACCGCTCCGCCGCGGACGTTCTCGTCCCCGAGGACGTCCGTGACGCACACGACCGGATCGCCGACGTCGTCCACCGGACGCCGCTCGACGGGTCGACCACGCTCGCCGAGGCCAGCGGCGCGGCGGCGGTCGGACTCAAGCTGGAGAACACCCAGCGGACCGGATCGTTCAAGATCCGCGGCGCGTACAACGCGATGGCCCAGCTCTCGCCGGCCGAGCGCGAGGCGGGCGTCATCGCCGCCAGCGCGGGCAATCACGCGCAGGGCGTCGCGCTCGCGGGCGAGTTGCTGGGGATCGACGCGGAGATCGTCGTTCCCGAGGTGACGCCCGCCTCCAAGATCGAGGCGACGCGCGGGTACGGCGCGACGGTGATCGTCGAGGGCGACATCTACGAGCGCTCCTACGAACACGCCCTCGAGCGCGCCGAGGAGACGGGTCGGACCTTCGTCCACCCCTTCGACGACGCCGCGATCATGGCCGGCCAGGGGACGGTCGGCCTCGAGATCGCCGAGCAGATGCCCGACGTCGACACGGTCCTCGTCTCGATCGGCGGCGGCGGGCTGATCTCCGGGATCGCGACCGCGCTGCCGGCCGCACTCGACGACGACGTCCGCGTGGTCGGCGTCCAGCCGGAGGGGGCGCTCCACGCCAAGCCCTCCCTCGAGCGCGATGCGATCCACGAACTGCCGGACGTCGACACGGTCGCGGAGGGGATCGCCGACACCCGGCTTCTCGAGCGAACGTGGACCGTGCTCCGGGAACGCGTCGACGACGTGGTCGCCGTGTCCGACCGCGAGCTCGCCGTCGCCGTCACCCTGTTGGCCGAACGCGCCAAGACGGTCGCGGAGGCCGCCGGCGCCGCCCCGGTCGCCGCGCTGCGATCCGACGCCCTCGACGTGACCGACGAGCACGTCGCTACGGTGGTCTCCGGCGGGAACGTCAACCTCACCGAACACGCCGAACTGACGCGAACCGGCCTGATCGAGCTGGGCCGCTACGCCGAGGCGCGCCTCCACGTCGACGGTTGGCCGACCGCGATCGCCGACGTCGCCGAGACGATCGCGTCCCACGGCGCCGAGCTGGACGGCCTCGAACGCGACGACCGGAGCGCGGTCGACCACCCCAATCGCGTTCCCGTGACGGTCGGGATCGAGGGCAGCGGCCCCGAGCATCTGCGGGAGGTCCTCGACGCGCTCGCGTCGCTGGAGGCGGTCGAGGTGGCCGACGAATCGCTCGTGGACCGCGATCCGGACGTCGAGCGTCGGTAG
- a CDS encoding aminotransferase class III-fold pyridoxal phosphate-dependent enzyme yields the protein MDRDTAEPDADALPGPNAERWVSFHGEHAAPSEYSHEFVWDVTAEADGPFVTDVDGNVLLDFTCHIGAAPLGYNNEKVLGKLREFDLVEPMKIAGQDMYFGSGPDPEDAPFPGSSHLMEQLTDVSSHYGMDTVFLSNSGAEAVENAMKITHDATPAAKYGYAFSGSFHGRTLGTLSVTRSKEVYTRHYPEIAGIRTVPFCDDRGCSSATCECGFFTDGGAGSQLRNALAPEGGHVDPAEIAFLILEPIQGVGGYRFPSEEFMAEVGAVSDEYDIPLVVDEIQSGIGRTGEMWAVDHYPVEPDVIASAKALRVGATISRSDVFPSEKNRLGSTFGGGDVLASMMGSFTLEAIAEHDLLANATDRGRQARELLGDDAPDSVVDVRGKGLMLAVEFDTADRRDAVVAEALERGLLTLGCGKKTIRLLPPLDATEREIELGTSIFLEAVEAADTAAATA from the coding sequence ATGGATAGGGATACCGCCGAGCCCGACGCGGACGCACTGCCGGGGCCGAACGCCGAGCGCTGGGTGAGCTTCCACGGGGAGCACGCGGCGCCCAGCGAGTACTCCCACGAGTTCGTCTGGGACGTCACCGCGGAGGCCGACGGGCCGTTCGTGACCGACGTCGACGGAAACGTCCTGCTGGATTTCACCTGTCACATCGGGGCGGCGCCCCTGGGATACAACAACGAGAAGGTCCTCGGAAAGCTCCGAGAGTTCGACCTCGTCGAGCCGATGAAGATCGCCGGCCAGGACATGTACTTCGGATCGGGGCCGGACCCCGAGGACGCGCCGTTTCCCGGATCGAGCCACCTGATGGAGCAACTGACGGACGTCTCGAGCCACTACGGGATGGACACGGTCTTCCTCTCGAACTCCGGGGCGGAGGCGGTCGAGAACGCGATGAAGATCACCCACGACGCCACGCCGGCCGCCAAATACGGCTACGCGTTCTCCGGCAGCTTCCACGGGCGGACGCTCGGCACGCTCTCGGTCACCCGGTCGAAGGAGGTCTACACCCGCCACTACCCGGAGATCGCCGGCATCCGAACGGTCCCGTTCTGCGACGACCGCGGCTGTTCGTCGGCGACCTGCGAGTGCGGGTTCTTCACCGACGGCGGCGCGGGGTCACAGCTCCGGAACGCGCTCGCGCCGGAGGGCGGCCACGTCGACCCCGCCGAGATCGCGTTCCTGATCCTCGAGCCGATCCAGGGCGTCGGCGGCTACCGATTCCCCAGCGAGGAGTTCATGGCCGAGGTCGGCGCGGTCAGCGACGAGTACGACATCCCGCTGGTGGTCGACGAGATCCAGTCGGGGATCGGCCGGACCGGCGAGATGTGGGCGGTCGACCACTACCCCGTCGAGCCCGACGTCATCGCGAGCGCGAAGGCGCTGCGCGTGGGCGCGACGATCTCCCGGTCGGACGTCTTCCCGAGCGAGAAGAACCGCCTCGGCTCCACGTTCGGCGGCGGCGACGTGCTCGCCTCGATGATGGGCTCGTTCACCCTCGAGGCGATCGCGGAACACGACCTGCTCGCGAACGCGACCGACCGCGGCCGGCAGGCACGGGAGCTGCTCGGCGACGACGCGCCCGACTCCGTCGTGGACGTTCGCGGCAAGGGCCTGATGCTCGCCGTGGAGTTCGACACCGCGGACCGCCGCGATGCCGTGGTCGCCGAGGCGCTCGAGCGCGGCCTGCTCACGCTCGGCTGCGGGAAGAAGACGATCCGGCTGCTCCCCCCGCTGGACGCGACCGAACGCGAGATCGAGCTCGGCACCTCCATCTTCCTCGAGGCGGTCGAGGCCGCGGACACGGCCGCGGCGACGGCGTAG